From the genome of Pelobacter propionicus DSM 2379, one region includes:
- a CDS encoding YeiH family protein encodes MEHSRLQKVLFGVCLALCAVPWIGTATALIMGMVFSLVLGNPWPRKSAHFSKIILQLSVVGLGFGLGLGEVIRTGRDSVVYTLVGISCTLVLGYLLGRLFGTDGTTSALISFGTAICGGSAIAAMAPVLKAKNDETAVALATVFTLNSVALLLFPLVGHLLRLDQGLFGTWAGLAIHDTSSVVGSASVYGAQALRVATTVKLTRAVWIAPVVLGTALIMKSDQKARVPLFIVGFVLAAAIRTTMPQYGQLWNGLAAVAKQCLVVTLFLVGAGLSREVLRNVGMRPLLQGVTLWLLVSGLTLLALEYIGMV; translated from the coding sequence ATGGAACACAGCAGGCTGCAAAAGGTTTTGTTTGGCGTGTGTCTGGCACTATGCGCCGTGCCCTGGATCGGTACCGCCACGGCATTGATCATGGGGATGGTTTTCAGCCTTGTTCTGGGCAATCCCTGGCCCCGTAAATCGGCCCATTTCAGCAAGATCATTTTGCAACTCTCCGTTGTCGGGCTCGGTTTCGGCCTTGGCCTGGGAGAGGTGATCCGTACCGGCAGGGATTCGGTGGTCTACACCCTGGTGGGCATCAGTTGTACGCTCGTCCTGGGGTATCTGCTGGGCAGGCTGTTCGGAACGGATGGCACCACCTCCGCCCTGATTTCCTTCGGCACCGCCATCTGCGGCGGCAGTGCCATAGCCGCCATGGCGCCGGTTCTCAAAGCCAAGAACGACGAGACCGCCGTTGCCCTGGCCACGGTGTTTACCCTGAACTCGGTGGCGTTGCTGCTGTTTCCGCTGGTCGGGCATCTGCTGCGACTGGACCAGGGGCTCTTTGGAACCTGGGCGGGGCTTGCCATCCACGATACCAGCAGCGTTGTCGGATCGGCGTCCGTATACGGTGCCCAGGCCTTGCGTGTGGCGACGACCGTAAAGCTCACCAGGGCGGTCTGGATAGCGCCGGTTGTGCTTGGAACTGCGCTGATCATGAAGTCGGATCAGAAGGCCAGGGTGCCCCTGTTTATCGTCGGCTTTGTTCTGGCCGCTGCCATTCGGACAACGATGCCACAATACGGACAACTCTGGAACGGGCTGGCGGCGGTCGCCAAGCAGTGCCTGGTGGTGACGCTCTTCCTGGTCGGGGCGGGGTTGAGCAGGGAGGTGCTCCGTAATGTGGGTATGCGGCCGCTCCTGCAGGGGGTAACACTCTGGTTGCTGGTCAGCGGGCTTACCCTGCTCGCCCTGGAGTACATCGGCATGGTGTGA
- a CDS encoding LysR substrate-binding domain-containing protein, which yields MAITLRQLEIFEKVASCAHVTQASQELLLTQSAASMAIAELERLAGAPLFERQGKRLLLNDRGRRILPEVRQVLVKVRTIERFLDESVAEPKGTLNLGASTTIGNYMLPAIVGEFSRLYPSARALLQVGNAQQIETGVERGELDLGLIEGIPHIPSLTATPWRRDELVVIAGTGHAWAEEKRATPGMLKNASWIMREKGSGTREIFEAAMEKKGVRFSIALELGHTEAIKKAAEAGLGVGCLSRMAVQRELDNGWLVEVATPLNLKRTLIILTRESERMTTLLKAFLALLQQSRDLG from the coding sequence ATGGCGATCACTCTCAGGCAGCTGGAAATATTCGAGAAAGTGGCCAGTTGCGCCCACGTCACCCAGGCGAGCCAGGAGCTGCTACTCACCCAGTCGGCGGCCAGCATGGCCATTGCCGAACTTGAACGACTGGCAGGCGCTCCGCTGTTCGAGCGACAGGGCAAACGGCTGCTGCTCAATGACCGCGGCCGGCGGATACTGCCGGAGGTCCGTCAGGTGCTCGTGAAGGTCCGCACAATCGAGCGCTTTCTGGACGAGTCCGTTGCGGAGCCGAAGGGAACCCTGAACCTGGGGGCCAGCACCACCATCGGCAACTACATGCTTCCCGCCATTGTGGGGGAGTTCTCGCGACTGTACCCCAGTGCCCGGGCGCTGCTCCAGGTCGGCAATGCCCAGCAGATAGAGACGGGGGTGGAGCGTGGAGAACTTGACCTGGGACTGATCGAGGGGATTCCCCATATCCCTTCACTCACCGCCACACCCTGGAGGCGGGACGAACTGGTCGTCATCGCAGGTACGGGACACGCATGGGCCGAGGAGAAACGGGCAACTCCGGGGATGCTGAAGAACGCCTCCTGGATCATGCGGGAGAAAGGCTCCGGCACCAGGGAAATATTCGAGGCCGCAATGGAGAAGAAGGGGGTGCGTTTCTCCATTGCCCTTGAACTGGGGCATACCGAGGCGATCAAGAAGGCGGCGGAAGCCGGACTAGGAGTGGGCTGCCTGTCGAGAATGGCTGTACAGCGGGAACTGGACAACGGCTGGCTGGTTGAAGTGGCCACCCCGCTCAACCTGAAGAGAACCCTGATAATCCTGACCAGGGAAAGCGAACGGATGACAACGCTTTTAAAAGCCTTCCTTGCCCTGCTGCAGCAGAGCCGGGACCTGGGATGA